One Nocardioides luti DNA window includes the following coding sequences:
- the rpsA gene encoding 30S ribosomal protein S1: protein MTSTVSTLPDYDAPQIAINDIGSEEDFLAAIDATIKYFNDGDIVEGTIVKVDRDEVLLDIGYKTEGVIPSRELSIKHDVDPSEVVSVGDKVEALVLQKEDKEGRLILSKKRAQYERAWGTIEQVKEEDGVVEGTVIEVVKGGLILDIGLRGFLPASLVEMRRVRDLQPYVGQVLEAKIIELDKNRNNVVLSRRAWLEQTQSEVRHGFLTQLQKGQIRKGVVSSIVNFGAFVDLGGVDGLVHVSELSWKHIDHPSEVVAVGDEVTVEVLDVDMDRERVSLSLKATQEDPWQHFARTHQIGQIVPGKVTKLVPFGSFVRVEEGIEGLVHISELAERHVEIPEQVVQVNDDVMVKIIDIDLERRRISLSLKQANENPAATEVEDFDPTLYGMTATYDEQGNYVYPEGFDPETGEWLEGFDDQRAVWEEQYAKAHARWEAHVKQQAEAKVAEAEAGEATSYSSATGSTGDDESSAPEAEGGSLASDEALQALREKLTGGSN from the coding sequence ATGACGAGCACCGTCTCCACTCTTCCCGATTACGACGCGCCCCAGATCGCGATCAACGACATCGGTTCCGAAGAGGACTTCCTCGCAGCGATCGACGCCACCATCAAGTACTTCAACGATGGCGACATCGTCGAAGGCACCATCGTGAAGGTCGACCGTGACGAGGTCCTCCTCGACATCGGTTACAAGACCGAAGGCGTCATCCCCTCCCGCGAGCTCTCGATCAAGCACGACGTCGACCCGTCCGAGGTCGTTTCCGTGGGTGACAAGGTCGAGGCCCTGGTTCTCCAGAAGGAGGACAAGGAAGGCCGGCTGATCCTGTCCAAGAAGCGCGCCCAGTACGAGCGCGCCTGGGGCACCATCGAGCAGGTCAAGGAAGAGGACGGCGTCGTCGAGGGCACCGTCATCGAGGTCGTCAAGGGTGGTCTCATCCTCGACATCGGCCTGCGCGGCTTCCTGCCCGCCTCGCTGGTGGAGATGCGTCGCGTCCGCGACCTGCAGCCCTACGTCGGCCAGGTCCTCGAGGCCAAGATCATCGAGCTCGACAAGAACCGCAACAACGTGGTCCTGTCGCGCCGTGCGTGGCTCGAGCAGACCCAGTCCGAGGTTCGCCACGGCTTCCTGACCCAGCTCCAGAAGGGCCAGATCCGCAAGGGCGTCGTGTCCTCCATCGTCAACTTCGGTGCGTTCGTGGACCTCGGCGGCGTCGACGGTCTCGTCCACGTCTCGGAGCTGTCCTGGAAGCACATCGACCACCCGTCCGAGGTCGTCGCCGTGGGCGACGAGGTCACCGTCGAGGTCCTCGACGTGGACATGGACCGCGAGCGTGTCTCCCTGTCGCTCAAGGCGACGCAGGAGGACCCGTGGCAGCACTTCGCCCGGACCCACCAGATCGGTCAGATCGTGCCCGGCAAGGTCACCAAGCTGGTGCCCTTCGGCTCGTTCGTCCGCGTCGAGGAGGGCATCGAGGGCCTGGTGCACATCTCCGAGCTCGCCGAGCGTCACGTCGAGATCCCCGAGCAGGTCGTCCAGGTCAACGACGACGTCATGGTCAAGATCATCGACATCGACCTCGAGCGTCGCCGGATCTCGCTGTCGCTCAAGCAGGCCAACGAGAACCCCGCCGCCACCGAGGTCGAGGACTTCGACCCGACGCTCTACGGCATGACGGCCACGTACGACGAGCAGGGCAACTACGTCTACCCGGAGGGCTTCGACCCGGAGACCGGCGAGTGGCTCGAGGGCTTCGACGACCAGCGCGCCGTGTGGGAGGAGCAGTACGCCAAGGCCCACGCCCGCTGGGAGGCCCACGTCAAGCAGCAGGCCGAGGCCAAGGTCGCCGAGGCCGAGGCCGGCGAGGCCACGTCGTACTCCTCCGCCACCGGCTCCACCGGTGACGACGAGTCGTCGGCCCCCGAGGCCGAGGGCGGCTCGCTCGCCTCCGACGAGGCGCTGCAGGCGCTCCGCGAGAAGCTCACGGGCGGCTCGAACTGA
- a CDS encoding porin PorA family protein translates to MSLAFVGGFLVVLAVLCQFYAPGALKKTPIDVNNTTYLSGTAQLSDGSGGMNTSPVVAISITHADSAKSDDDVVVMSNSSCLVKAEEGDQTADCVSSDDPKDLLINAGTDNFAEDRVTGLAVNDPKYLPADAAPHEGLINKWPFDAQKKTYPYWSGDVGAAVDAVYDRTEDVEGIECYVYKVTISDQPIEIADGVDGLLNSTSEIFVEPTTGAIQNQVEHIEQSTADGDPVAVIDIKFTDDQLKKSADEVGPQADQLTLLTTTVPVVGYAVGIPLLLIGLGLLFLGRNQAGPPAPPVTTTKKPAPAGAK, encoded by the coding sequence GTGTCGCTCGCTTTCGTGGGTGGCTTCCTCGTGGTTCTCGCGGTGCTGTGTCAGTTCTACGCACCCGGTGCCCTCAAGAAGACCCCGATCGACGTCAACAACACGACGTACCTGTCGGGCACGGCCCAGCTGTCGGACGGCTCGGGTGGCATGAACACCTCGCCGGTCGTGGCGATCTCGATCACCCACGCGGACTCCGCGAAGTCGGACGACGACGTGGTGGTGATGTCGAACTCCAGCTGCCTGGTCAAGGCCGAGGAGGGCGACCAGACCGCCGACTGCGTGTCCTCGGACGACCCGAAGGACCTGCTGATCAACGCCGGCACCGACAACTTCGCGGAGGACCGGGTGACGGGCCTCGCGGTGAACGACCCGAAGTACCTCCCGGCCGACGCGGCGCCGCACGAGGGCCTCATCAACAAGTGGCCCTTCGACGCGCAGAAGAAGACGTACCCCTACTGGAGCGGTGACGTCGGCGCGGCCGTCGACGCGGTCTACGACCGCACCGAGGACGTCGAGGGCATCGAGTGCTACGTCTACAAGGTGACGATCAGCGACCAGCCGATCGAGATCGCCGACGGTGTCGACGGGCTGCTCAACAGCACGAGCGAGATCTTCGTCGAGCCGACGACCGGGGCGATCCAGAACCAGGTCGAGCACATCGAGCAGTCGACGGCGGACGGTGACCCGGTCGCGGTCATCGACATCAAGTTCACCGACGACCAGCTCAAGAAGAGTGCCGACGAGGTCGGCCCGCAGGCCGACCAGCTCACGCTGCTGACCACGACCGTCCCGGTCGTCGGCTACGCGGTCGGCATCCCGCTGCTGCTCATCGGCCTGGGGCTGCTCTTCCTGGGCCGCAACCAGGCCGGGCCTCCGGCACCTCCGGTGACGACCACCAAGAAGCCGGCTCCGGCCGGAGCGAAGTAG
- a CDS encoding ABC transporter — translation MALVQPTSPRGLLQALVALPVQLAVAATQTTLQLGVLASPEGPVRRPGGYADLLQRVADLTAPDRPLGRLLMRDGGLDRLLAAGGPVERLLTDGGALDRLLAEDGALDRLLAEGGALDTLVAREGALDRLLMEGGALDRLTASGGVLEQLLRPGGLADRIVTEDGFLEKLVADGGTLDRLVELGDTLEAIGPRLTELAAIIPSLSASADSLGKAVGPLGDLAGRIPGSRRKAASTAP, via the coding sequence ATGGCACTCGTGCAGCCCACGTCACCCCGGGGCCTCCTGCAGGCCCTCGTCGCCCTGCCCGTCCAGCTCGCCGTGGCCGCGACCCAGACCACCCTGCAGCTCGGCGTCCTCGCCTCGCCGGAGGGTCCCGTCCGGAGGCCGGGCGGGTACGCCGACCTCCTCCAGCGCGTGGCCGACCTGACGGCGCCCGACCGGCCGCTGGGGCGGCTGCTGATGCGCGACGGCGGCCTCGACCGCCTGCTGGCGGCCGGCGGTCCGGTGGAGCGGCTGCTCACCGACGGCGGCGCCCTCGACCGGCTGCTCGCCGAGGACGGCGCCCTGGACCGGCTGCTGGCCGAGGGTGGGGCGCTCGACACCCTCGTCGCCCGCGAGGGTGCGCTCGACCGGCTCCTGATGGAGGGCGGGGCACTCGACCGGCTCACCGCGTCCGGCGGCGTGCTCGAGCAGCTGCTGCGCCCGGGTGGCCTCGCCGACCGGATCGTCACGGAGGACGGCTTCCTGGAGAAGCTGGTCGCCGACGGCGGGACGCTCGACCGGCTGGTCGAGCTCGGCGACACCCTCGAGGCGATCGGGCCCCGGCTCACCGAGCTGGCCGCGATCATCCCGTCGCTGTCCGCGTCCGCGGACTCGCTCGGCAAGGCCGTCGGCCCGCTCGGCGACCTGGCGGGACGGATCCCCGGCAGCCGCCGCAAGGCGGCCTCGACCGCGCCGTGA
- a CDS encoding glycosyltransferase, whose protein sequence is MRVAFLTWRDSTHPDGGGSEVFVEEVARELVRRGHDVTMLCARHDGAAGDDQLDGAHVRRRGGRLTVYPRALLWLATRGRRVDVVVDVINGLPFGAPLVRRRGLVALVHHVHQRQWQIIYPGFWGRLGWFVEHRVTPRLYRGYPHLTVSEASRTDLAAMGIPHDALTVVRNGVSSRPVDAARSTTPRLCVLARLVPHKQVEHAFGVVARLRAELPDLRLDVVGEGWWHDELVAEAARLGVEDLVTFHGHVSDAERDRLLAEAWVMLLPSVKEGWGLAVLEAAVQGTPTVAYRDAGGVTESVVDGATGLLADDEADLFRLTRALVLDAGRRDTLGRRAAERAVEFTWSGTTDVVEQVLTGAASVRTGRRRP, encoded by the coding sequence GTGCGCGTCGCGTTCCTCACCTGGCGGGACTCCACGCACCCGGACGGCGGCGGGTCCGAGGTGTTCGTGGAGGAGGTCGCCCGGGAGCTGGTGCGCCGCGGGCACGACGTGACCATGCTCTGCGCCCGGCACGACGGGGCCGCAGGGGACGACCAGCTCGACGGCGCACACGTCCGGCGTCGGGGTGGCCGGCTCACGGTCTACCCCCGCGCCCTGCTCTGGCTGGCCACCCGCGGGCGCCGCGTCGACGTGGTCGTCGACGTCATCAACGGGCTGCCGTTCGGGGCGCCGCTGGTACGCCGTCGCGGCCTGGTCGCGCTCGTGCACCACGTGCACCAGCGGCAGTGGCAGATCATCTACCCCGGGTTCTGGGGCCGGCTGGGCTGGTTCGTCGAGCACCGCGTCACGCCGCGGCTCTACCGCGGCTACCCGCACCTGACGGTCTCGGAGGCCTCGCGCACCGACCTGGCCGCGATGGGCATCCCGCACGACGCGCTGACGGTGGTCCGCAACGGGGTGTCGTCACGACCGGTCGACGCGGCGAGGTCGACGACCCCGCGGCTGTGCGTGCTGGCCCGGCTGGTGCCCCACAAGCAGGTCGAGCACGCCTTCGGCGTCGTCGCGCGGCTGCGCGCCGAGCTGCCGGACCTGCGCCTCGACGTGGTCGGCGAGGGCTGGTGGCACGACGAGCTGGTCGCCGAGGCCGCCCGGCTCGGCGTCGAGGACCTCGTGACCTTCCACGGCCACGTGTCGGACGCGGAGCGCGACCGCCTGCTGGCCGAGGCGTGGGTGATGCTGCTGCCCTCGGTCAAGGAGGGCTGGGGCCTGGCCGTGCTGGAGGCCGCCGTGCAGGGCACGCCCACGGTGGCCTACCGCGACGCGGGCGGCGTGACCGAGTCGGTCGTGGACGGCGCGACCGGGCTGCTGGCCGACGACGAGGCCGACCTGTTCCGCCTCACGCGCGCGCTGGTGCTCGACGCCGGGAGACGCGACACGCTCGGCCGACGGGCGGCCGAGCGTGCGGTGGAGTTCACGTGGTCGGGGACGACCGACGTGGTGGAGCAGGTGCTGACCGGAGCGGCCAGCGTCAGGACTGGTCGCCGTAGACCATGA
- a CDS encoding phosphotransferase, whose amino-acid sequence MDTDFSSLTPLEGGWSGETFLAEAAGERSVVRIYARPGHRGDAAHEVDAALLRLVRGLVPVPEVLEARRADPVTGMPALLVTSFLPGERGDLLVPRLDASGLARLGAHLGELLADLGGMPMLEAGPFVDGTLTIGSWGDLDGLPAFVEQAEPGLGWWTPAELDGLRELAVDAQALLDTVTRRCLVHSDLNPKNLLVDPDSLAVTGLLDWEFAHAGHPFTDLGNLLRFDRQPALVESVLTTYVARRGGTADAALQLARAADLWALVDLAGRRGSSPVADRADVLLRAVARTGDVHALP is encoded by the coding sequence GTGGACACCGACTTCTCCTCGCTGACCCCGCTCGAGGGCGGCTGGTCCGGCGAGACGTTCCTCGCCGAGGCGGCGGGGGAGCGCAGCGTCGTGCGGATCTACGCCCGGCCCGGCCACCGCGGCGACGCGGCGCACGAGGTGGACGCCGCGCTGCTCCGACTCGTGCGGGGACTGGTGCCGGTCCCCGAGGTGCTCGAGGCGCGTCGCGCCGACCCGGTCACCGGGATGCCGGCGCTGCTCGTCACCTCCTTCCTGCCGGGGGAGCGCGGCGACCTGCTGGTGCCCCGCCTGGACGCGAGCGGGCTGGCGCGGCTCGGCGCGCACCTCGGCGAGCTGCTCGCCGACCTCGGCGGGATGCCGATGCTCGAGGCCGGGCCGTTCGTCGACGGCACGCTCACGATCGGCTCGTGGGGCGATCTCGACGGGCTCCCGGCCTTCGTCGAGCAGGCCGAGCCGGGACTCGGCTGGTGGACGCCCGCCGAGCTGGACGGGCTGCGGGAGCTGGCCGTGGACGCCCAGGCGCTCCTCGACACCGTGACCCGCCGCTGCCTGGTGCACAGCGACCTCAACCCGAAGAACCTGCTGGTCGACCCGGACTCCCTGGCCGTCACCGGGCTGCTCGACTGGGAGTTCGCCCACGCCGGCCACCCGTTCACCGACCTGGGCAACCTGCTGCGGTTCGATCGGCAGCCCGCGCTGGTCGAGTCCGTGCTCACGACGTACGTCGCCCGGCGCGGCGGCACCGCGGACGCGGCGCTCCAGCTGGCCCGGGCGGCCGACCTCTGGGCGCTGGTCGACCTGGCCGGCCGACGGGGCAGCAGCCCGGTCGCCGACCGCGCCGACGTGCTCCTCCGGGCGGTCGCCCGGACCGGGGACGTGCACGCGCTCCCGTGA
- a CDS encoding 2OG-Fe(II) oxygenase yields the protein MSDLTLVDLARLEEDLPARAAAYRSATPYPHLVLDDVLRPEAFDKAAGEFPGISDPFWKGYLHVNETKYSNTQPDSWGPTLHDVAQEFCSPEFVAYLEKLTGIENLMPDWSMDGGGLHQTLTGGHLNIHADFTTHHTHENWARRVNILLYLNTEWRDEWGGKLELWDKDMTACQARVTPAGNRMLVFTTAFDTFHGHPDGLTCPPDVARRSMALYYFTEEEKAVRRSTNYQARPEESLARKAAIGADRVALDVYDRVKRRLGVSDERVSAVLTRIDRLRRRSRR from the coding sequence ATGTCCGACCTCACGCTCGTCGACCTCGCCCGCCTCGAGGAGGACCTCCCCGCGCGGGCCGCGGCGTACCGCTCCGCGACTCCCTACCCGCACCTCGTGCTCGACGACGTGCTGCGGCCGGAGGCCTTCGACAAGGCCGCGGGGGAGTTCCCCGGCATCTCGGACCCGTTCTGGAAGGGGTACCTCCACGTCAACGAGACGAAGTACTCCAACACCCAGCCCGACTCGTGGGGCCCCACGCTGCACGACGTCGCGCAGGAGTTCTGCTCGCCGGAGTTCGTGGCCTACCTCGAGAAGCTCACGGGCATCGAGAACCTCATGCCCGACTGGTCGATGGACGGCGGCGGGCTGCACCAGACCCTGACCGGCGGGCACCTCAACATCCACGCCGACTTCACGACCCACCACACCCACGAGAACTGGGCGCGGCGCGTCAACATCCTGCTCTACCTCAACACCGAGTGGCGCGACGAGTGGGGCGGCAAGCTCGAGCTCTGGGACAAGGACATGACCGCCTGCCAGGCCCGCGTGACGCCGGCCGGCAACCGGATGCTCGTCTTCACGACGGCGTTCGACACCTTCCACGGCCACCCCGACGGGCTGACCTGTCCGCCGGACGTGGCACGACGCTCGATGGCGCTCTACTACTTCACCGAGGAGGAGAAGGCCGTCCGTCGCTCGACGAACTACCAGGCGCGGCCCGAGGAGAGCCTGGCCCGCAAGGCCGCGATCGGCGCCGACCGCGTGGCCCTCGACGTCTACGACCGGGTGAAGCGCCGGCTCGGCGTCTCCGACGAGCGGGTCTCGGCGGTGCTCACCCGCATCGACCGGCTGCGGCGCCGCTCGCGCAGGTAG
- a CDS encoding class I SAM-dependent methyltransferase: protein MAERPAGFEAAYAVADPIPGWMTRDQAAVLHAAAGAVPAGGAVVEIGSHHGRSAVVLAAGLREGARLVAVDPFPDDWRYGAAGTEQRCRANLARAGVADRVDLRVATSADVRARWDGRLDLVYVDGKHDHWTARADLGWADHVTPGGWVLVHDAFSSLGVTTALLRVLATSRTLRYVGRTGSLARLQVAPPSTADRLRLLGELPWWARNLVVKVLLRLRLRPLARALGHGDAADPY, encoded by the coding sequence GTGGCAGAACGGCCCGCAGGGTTCGAGGCGGCGTACGCCGTCGCCGACCCGATCCCGGGCTGGATGACCCGCGACCAGGCCGCGGTGCTGCACGCCGCCGCCGGCGCGGTGCCCGCCGGTGGCGCGGTCGTCGAGATCGGCAGCCACCACGGGCGCTCGGCCGTCGTGCTCGCCGCCGGGCTGCGCGAGGGCGCGCGGCTCGTCGCGGTCGACCCCTTCCCCGACGACTGGCGCTACGGCGCGGCCGGGACCGAGCAGCGCTGCCGCGCCAACCTGGCCCGTGCCGGCGTGGCCGACCGCGTCGACCTCCGGGTCGCGACGAGCGCCGACGTCCGCGCGAGGTGGGACGGTCGCCTCGACCTCGTCTACGTCGACGGCAAGCACGACCACTGGACCGCCCGCGCGGACCTCGGCTGGGCGGACCACGTCACCCCCGGCGGCTGGGTGCTGGTGCACGACGCCTTCTCCTCGTTGGGGGTCACCACCGCGCTGCTGCGCGTGCTGGCCACGTCCCGGACGCTGCGCTACGTCGGACGCACCGGTTCGCTGGCCCGGCTGCAGGTCGCGCCGCCCTCGACCGCCGACCGCCTGCGCCTGCTCGGTGAGCTGCCGTGGTGGGCCCGCAACCTCGTGGTCAAGGTCCTGCTGCGGCTCCGGCTCCGCCCCCTGGCGCGCGCGCTCGGTCACGGCGATGCCGCGGACCCCTACTGA
- a CDS encoding class I SAM-dependent methyltransferase, producing MDPAPEHPPVRVERRPVDEAESRRANGPDWDRYADEYQSTHGEFLGDAGFVWGPEGLTEAVAGVLGPVADRDVLEVGSGAGQCSRWVRAQGGRSYGLDLSLRQLQHSRRIDDETGIAVPSVLGTATDLPFRDDSFDIVFSSFGALQFVRDLPRAVAETARVLRPGGRYAFSITHPTRWMFPDDPTEAGLVASQSYWDRTPYVEVDDATGVVSYVEHHRTLGDWVAVLSRAGFLLTDLVEPEWPAAHDRVWGGWSRTRGLVTPGTAIFGARLTG from the coding sequence GTGGATCCCGCACCCGAGCACCCGCCCGTGAGGGTCGAGCGACGACCGGTCGACGAGGCGGAGTCCCGCCGGGCCAACGGCCCCGACTGGGACCGCTACGCCGACGAGTACCAGTCCACCCACGGCGAGTTCCTCGGCGACGCCGGCTTCGTCTGGGGGCCGGAAGGCCTGACCGAGGCCGTCGCCGGCGTGCTCGGACCGGTCGCGGACCGCGACGTGCTCGAGGTCGGCTCCGGCGCCGGGCAGTGCTCGCGCTGGGTGCGTGCGCAGGGCGGCCGTTCCTACGGGCTCGACCTGTCGCTGCGCCAGCTCCAGCACTCGCGCCGCATCGACGACGAGACCGGCATCGCGGTCCCCTCCGTGCTCGGGACCGCCACCGACCTGCCGTTCCGCGACGACAGCTTCGACATCGTCTTCTCGTCGTTCGGCGCGCTGCAGTTCGTCCGCGACCTGCCCCGCGCCGTCGCCGAGACCGCTCGCGTGCTGCGGCCGGGCGGGCGCTACGCGTTCTCGATCACGCACCCGACCCGCTGGATGTTCCCGGACGACCCGACCGAGGCCGGGCTGGTCGCGAGCCAGTCCTACTGGGACCGCACGCCGTACGTCGAGGTCGACGACGCGACCGGGGTCGTGTCGTACGTCGAGCACCACCGCACGCTCGGCGACTGGGTCGCGGTGCTGAGCCGCGCCGGCTTCCTGCTGACCGACCTCGTCGAGCCCGAGTGGCCGGCGGCCCACGACCGCGTCTGGGGTGGCTGGTCGCGCACCCGCGGCCTGGTCACGCCGGGCACCGCGATCTTCGGTGCCCGGCTGACCGGCTGA
- a CDS encoding acyltransferase family protein has protein sequence MSSAVTDAQPRRTAIFDGIRGVAIVLVVLSHGWALWPMDGLISHAVTGALFQSGNYAVSVFFVVGAFVATRGLLRAVDSPGGLRPGVALARRYLRLSGQLYFLLLTVLALSVFDLTDKTPDRVTRSSLLHIATYTWNWYLQGHSASARSDLGHLWYLSVDLQVFVLILSLVYLLRRHRGWLVVALAGVLLAVVVWRTNVAGTELLYQSLLRTTVRMDAPIAGALAAAALPYLTGLVPWARRIAAVSLFALVPLLHLNVDNNAYFGWTGLLLDLALVGFLVGCSLTSPPPFVTRTLGSRVPAYLGRESLAIYLWHYPVFFFIAHHTTDWRWQARTIAAFLLVALMVTISNVLVERRVRAALAAPVWRELSGGLPAYLRERRRSRSMRVSTAETRSSETPSRRFTRS, from the coding sequence ATGTCCTCCGCCGTCACGGACGCCCAGCCGCGTCGTACCGCCATCTTCGACGGCATCCGCGGCGTGGCGATCGTGCTCGTCGTGCTGTCCCACGGTTGGGCGCTCTGGCCGATGGACGGACTGATCTCGCACGCGGTCACCGGCGCTCTCTTCCAGAGCGGCAACTACGCCGTCTCGGTGTTCTTCGTGGTCGGCGCGTTCGTCGCGACCCGCGGGCTGCTGCGCGCGGTCGACAGCCCCGGCGGGCTGCGCCCGGGCGTCGCGCTGGCGCGCCGCTACCTCCGCCTCAGCGGGCAGCTCTACTTCCTGCTCCTCACGGTGCTCGCCCTGTCGGTCTTCGACCTCACCGACAAGACCCCCGACCGGGTGACCCGCTCGTCGCTGCTGCACATCGCGACCTACACGTGGAACTGGTACCTCCAGGGCCACTCCGCGTCCGCCCGCTCCGACCTCGGCCACCTCTGGTACCTCTCGGTGGACCTGCAGGTCTTCGTGCTGATCCTGTCGCTGGTCTACCTGCTGCGGCGCCACCGCGGCTGGCTGGTGGTCGCGCTCGCCGGTGTGCTGCTCGCCGTCGTGGTCTGGCGCACGAACGTCGCCGGCACCGAGCTGCTGTACCAGTCGCTGCTGCGCACCACCGTGCGGATGGACGCACCGATAGCCGGAGCCCTGGCCGCGGCCGCCCTGCCCTACCTCACCGGGCTGGTGCCGTGGGCCCGCCGGATCGCGGCGGTCAGCCTGTTCGCGCTCGTGCCGCTCCTGCACCTCAACGTCGACAACAACGCCTACTTCGGCTGGACCGGCCTGCTCCTCGACCTGGCGCTCGTCGGCTTCCTGGTCGGGTGCTCGCTGACCAGCCCCCCGCCGTTCGTGACACGGACCCTGGGCAGCCGGGTGCCCGCGTACCTCGGTCGCGAGTCGCTCGCGATCTACCTGTGGCACTACCCGGTGTTCTTCTTCATCGCCCACCACACGACCGACTGGCGCTGGCAGGCGCGCACGATCGCGGCGTTCCTGCTGGTGGCGCTGATGGTGACGATCAGCAACGTGCTCGTCGAGCGCCGGGTGCGGGCCGCGCTGGCCGCGCCGGTCTGGCGCGAGCTGTCCGGCGGCCTGCCGGCCTACCTGCGCGAGCGGCGCCGCAGCCGGTCGATGCGGGTGAGCACCGCCGAGACCCGCTCGTCGGAGACGCCGAGCCGGCGCTTCACCCGGTCGTAG
- a CDS encoding bifunctional glycosyltransferase/class I SAM-dependent methyltransferase, which produces MGVLVVAYNAAGTLAATLSRLPQSFADKVDHVLVCDDASSDDTYEVGLRFQSGSTLPLTVVRHQENLGYGGNQKAGYAWAIEHGLDIVVLLHGDGQYAPERIEDLVAPLANGDADAVFGSRMMERGHAREGGMPLYKFVGNKILTRFQNKVTGLDLTEWHSGYRAYRVDALADLDLASYTDAFNFDTEIILGLHALGKKIVEVPIPTYYGDEICYVNGMKYAKDVSVDVVRFKMRRMGFGETATPGPDLDAYELKPSEHSSHGVLLRWLASIAPAKVLDVGCSDGQFAALAGAHGHQVTGVDLVKHEGVAERVEHFVEADLNAGLPEAAGSGYRAIVAGDVLEHVVDPLRLLSDIAGRLADDGEVLVSVPNFAHWYPRARVVSGTFDYDQRGPLDHGHVRFFTRKSFERLIEQSGLRIVERETVGSPFDVLDRGSADSRAARIAGRVAVADRAATRAWPTLFGYQFLYRLARA; this is translated from the coding sequence GTGGGTGTGCTCGTGGTCGCCTACAACGCCGCCGGGACGCTGGCCGCGACGCTGTCGCGCCTCCCCCAGTCCTTCGCGGACAAGGTCGACCACGTCCTGGTCTGCGACGACGCGAGCTCCGACGACACCTACGAGGTCGGGCTGCGCTTCCAGAGCGGGTCGACCCTCCCCCTGACCGTCGTGCGCCACCAGGAGAACCTCGGCTACGGCGGCAACCAGAAGGCCGGCTACGCCTGGGCCATCGAGCACGGGCTGGACATCGTCGTGCTGCTCCACGGCGACGGGCAGTACGCCCCCGAGCGCATCGAGGACCTGGTCGCCCCGCTCGCCAACGGCGACGCGGACGCCGTCTTCGGCTCCCGGATGATGGAGCGCGGGCATGCGCGCGAGGGCGGCATGCCGCTCTACAAGTTCGTCGGCAACAAGATCCTGACCCGCTTCCAGAACAAGGTCACCGGGCTCGACCTGACCGAGTGGCACAGCGGCTACCGCGCCTACCGCGTCGACGCGCTCGCGGACCTCGACCTCGCGTCGTACACCGACGCCTTCAACTTCGACACCGAGATCATCCTGGGCCTGCACGCGCTCGGGAAGAAGATCGTCGAGGTCCCGATCCCGACGTACTACGGCGACGAGATCTGCTACGTCAACGGCATGAAGTACGCCAAGGACGTGAGCGTCGACGTCGTGCGGTTCAAGATGCGCCGGATGGGCTTCGGCGAGACGGCCACGCCCGGTCCCGACCTCGACGCCTACGAGCTCAAGCCGTCCGAGCACTCCTCGCATGGCGTGCTGCTGCGCTGGCTCGCCTCGATCGCGCCGGCGAAGGTCCTCGACGTCGGCTGCTCCGACGGCCAGTTCGCCGCACTCGCCGGCGCCCACGGCCACCAGGTGACCGGCGTCGACCTGGTGAAGCACGAGGGCGTGGCCGAGCGCGTCGAGCACTTCGTCGAGGCGGACCTCAACGCCGGGCTCCCCGAGGCCGCCGGCAGCGGCTACCGCGCGATCGTCGCCGGTGACGTGCTCGAGCACGTGGTCGACCCGCTCCGCCTGCTGAGCGACATCGCGGGTCGGCTCGCCGACGACGGCGAGGTGCTCGTGTCGGTGCCGAACTTCGCCCACTGGTACCCCCGCGCCCGGGTCGTCTCCGGCACCTTCGACTACGACCAGCGCGGCCCGCTCGACCACGGCCACGTGCGGTTCTTCACCCGCAAGAGCTTCGAGCGCCTCATCGAGCAGTCCGGCCTGAGGATCGTGGAGCGGGAGACCGTCGGGTCGCCGTTCGACGTCCTGGACCGCGGCAGCGCCGACAGCCGCGCCGCGCGGATCGCGGGCCGAGTCGCCGTCGCGGACCGCGCCGCCACCCGCGCCTGGCCCACGCTCTTCGGCTATCAGTTCCTCTACCGCCTGGCACGGGCTTGA